From one Paramormyrops kingsleyae isolate MSU_618 chromosome 1, PKINGS_0.4, whole genome shotgun sequence genomic stretch:
- the ascl1a gene encoding achaete-scute homolog 1a has translation MEITVSQQQFLPPACFFTAAAQSIQLSPTDSQCSGKSASKQAKRHRSSSPELLRCKRRLNFASFGYSLPQQQPHAVARRNERERNRVKLVNNGFATLREHVPNGAANKKMSKVETLRSAVEYIRALQQLLDEHDAVSAAFQSGVLSPTISQNYSNDMNSMAGSPVSSYSSDEGSYNPLSPEEQELLDFTSWF, from the coding sequence ATGGAAATAACTGTCAGCCAGCAACAGTTTCTCCCACCTGCCTGCTTTTTCACCGCTGCTGCACAAAGCATCCAGCTGAGCCCGACCGACAGCCAATGCAGCGGAAAATCCGCGTCCAAGCAAGCGAAGAGACATCGCTCCTCCTCACCTGAGCTGCTGAGATGCAAGAGGCGGCTTAACTTTGCCAGCTTTGGGTATAGCCTGCCTCAGCAACAGCCACACGCGGTGGCCAGGCGCAACGAAAGGGAGAGAAACAGGGTGAAGTTGGTCAACAACGGGTTCGCCACTCTCCGGGAGCATGTCCCTAACGGCGCCGCCAACAAGAAGATGAGCAAAGTGGAGACCCTGCGCTCGGCTGTGGAGTACATTCGGGCTCTGCAGCAGCTCCTGGACGAACACGATGCAGTCAGTGCTGCCTTTCAGTCCGGTGTCCTATCTCCCACCATTTCGCAGAATTACTCCAACGATATGAACTCTATGGCCGGCTCTCCGGTGTCCTCCTATTCATCTGATGAAGGATCTTATAACCCACTAAGTCCCGAGGAACAGGAGCTCTTGGACTTCACCAGCTGGTTCTGA
- the pah gene encoding phenylalanine-4-hydroxylase, whose product MDAGFRKPSLDNGVQSSMYLEEETNKVGVVSCIFSLKEGVGSLAKALRLFEEKNINLTHIESRPSRLNKKEFEFFISVDNSCAKALDEVIEGLRTQISGHVHELSRDKTKDTVPWFPVTIHDLDRFANQILSYGSELDADHPGFTDPVYRARRKEFADIAYNYRHGQVIPKVEYTEEEKDTWGKVFKELKTLYPTHACREHNRVFPLLEKYCGYRQDNIPQLEDVSNFLQSCTGFRLRPVAGLLSSRDFLAGLAFRVFHSTQYIRHSSKPMYTPEPDICHELLGHVPLFADPSFAQFSQEIGLASLGAPDEYIEKLATVYWFTVEFGLCKQGSEIKAYGAGLLSSFGELQYCLTEKPQLYPFEPEKTCVQKYPITEFQPLYFVAESFEDAKEKVRKFAATIPKPFSLRYNPYTQSIEVLDSTQQLRNLSESISGEMGILCNALRKMK is encoded by the exons ATGGACGCTGGATTCCGCAAACCCAGCTTGGATAATGGCGTACAG agcTCCATGTATCTTGAGGAGGAGACCAACAAGGTGGGGGTGGTGTCCTGCATTTTCTCCCTGAAAGAGGGGGTGGGGTCCCTGGCCAAAGCCCTCCGACTGTTTGAG GAGAAGAACATCAACCTGACACACATCGAGTCACGGCCGTCGCGCCTGAATAAAAAGGAGTTCGAGTTCTTCATCAGTGTGGACAACAGCTGCGCCAAAGCCCTGGATGAGGTCATCGAGGGGCTGCGCACACAGATCAGCGGCCACGTGCACGAGCTGTCACGCGATAAGACGAAGGACACGG TGCCCTGGTTCCCCGTTACCATCCATGACCTGGACCGTTTCGCCAATCAGATCCTGAGCTACGGTTCGGAGCTCGACGCTGATCATCCT GGCTTTACAGACCCCGTATACAGAGCCAGGAGGAAAGAGTTTGCCGACATCGCCTATAACTACAGACA TGGTCAGGTGATCCCCAAGGTGGAGTACACGGAGGAGGAGAAGGACACATGGGGGAAGGTGTTCAAGGAGCTGAAGACCCTGTACCCAACACACGCCTGCCGGGAGCACAACCGCGTCTTCCCCCTGCTGGAGAAGTACTGCGGGTACAGGCAGGACAACATCCCGCAGCTGGAAGACGTCTCCAACTTCCTGCAGT CATGCACAGGATTTCGGCTCCGCCCCGTGGCCGGGCTCCTCTCGTCCCGTGACTTTCTCGCCGGCCTGGCATTCCGAGTCTTCCATTCCACGCAGTACATCCGCCACTCGTCCAAACCCATGTATACCCCGGAGCC CGACATCTGTCACGAGCTCTTGGGACATGTCCCCCTGTTTGCCGACCCTAGTTTTGCCCAGTTCTCACAG GAAATTGGTCTTGCCTCTCTGGGAGCTCCTGATGAGTACATTGAAAAGCTTGCGACT GTGTACTGGTTCACAGTGGAGTTTGGCCTGTGCAAGCAGGGTTCCGAGATCAAGGCCTACGGGGCCGGACTGCTGTCGTCGTTTGGAGAGCTACAG TACTGCTTGACGGAGAAGCCTCAACTGTACCCATTTGAACCGGAGAAGACGTGCGTTCAGAAATATCCCATCACCGAGTTCCAGCCATTGTACTTTGTGGCTGAGAGCTTCGAGGACGCCAAGGAGAAAGTCAG GAAGTTCGCCGCGACCATACCCAAGCCCTTTTCGCTGCGATACAACCCTTACACCCAGAGTATCGAGGTGCTGGACAGCACGCAGCAGCTCCGCAATCTTTCGGAGAGCATCAGCG GTGAGATGGGGATCCTGTGTAATGCCTTGCgcaaaatgaaatga